In a single window of the Jaculus jaculus isolate mJacJac1 chromosome 9, mJacJac1.mat.Y.cur, whole genome shotgun sequence genome:
- the Galk1 gene encoding galactokinase: MAAWRPPQVDELLAEARRAFREEFGTEPELAVCAPGRVNLIGEHTDYNQGLVLPMALELVTLLVGSPRTDGLVSLLTTSKDADEPQRLQFPLPTAQRSLEPGIPRWANYVKGVIQHYPAAPLPGFSAVVVSSVPLGGGLSSSASLEVATYTFLQQLCPDSGALAARAQVCQRAEHSFAGVPCGIMDQLIALLGQKGHALLIDCRSLETSLVPLSDPKLAVLITNSNVRHSLGSSEYPLRRRQCEEVARALGKESLREVQLEELEAGRELVSKEGFRRARHVVGEIRRTAQAAEALNRGDYKAFGRLMVESHQSLRDDYEVSCPELDQLVEAALSVPGVYGSRMTGGGFGGCTVTLLDASAASRAMQHIQEQYSGTATFYLSQAADGAMVLHL; this comes from the exons ATGGCTGCTTGGAGACCGCCCCAGGTCGACGAGCTGCTGGCCGAGGCCCGACGGGCCTTCCGAGAGGAGTTCGGGACCGAGCCCGAGCTGGCCGTGTGTGCGCCGGGCCGCGTCAACCTCATCGGGGAGCACACGGACTACAACCAGGGCCTGGTGCTGCCCATG GCACTGGAGCTGGTGACCTTGCTGGTTGGCAGTCCCCGGACGGATGGGCTTGTTTCTCTCCTCACCACCTCCAAAGATGCTGATGAACCCCAAAGACTGCAGTTCCCACTGCCCACAGCCCAGCGGTCCTTGGAGCCTGGGATACCCCGATGGGCCAACTATGTCAAGGGAGTGATTCAGCACTATCCAG CTGCCCCCCTCCCTGGCTTCAGTGCAGTGGTGGTCAGCTCAGTGCCCCTGGGGGGTGGGCTTTCCAGCTCAGCATCTCTGGAAGTGGCTACGTACACCTTCCTGCAACAGCTCTGCCCAG ACTCAGGGGCACTAGCTGCCCGGGCCCAGGTGTGTCAGCGGGCCGAGCACAGCTTCGCAGGGGTGCCCTGTGGCATCATGGACCAGCTCATCGCACTGCTGGGGCAGAAAGGCCATGCGCTGCTCATTGACTGCAG GTCCTTGGAGACCAGCCTGGTGCCACTGTCAGACCCCAAGCTGGCTGTGCTCATCACTAACTCCAACGTCCGCCATTCTCTGGGCTCCAGCGAGTACCCCCTGCGGCGGCGCCAGTGTGAGGAGGTGGCCCGGGCTCTGGGCAAGGAGAGCCTTCGAGAGGTGCAGCTAGAGGAGCTTGAGG CTGGCAGAGAGCTGGTGAGCAAGGAGGGTTTCCGGCGGGCAAGGCATGTGGTAGGTGAGATTCGGCGCACGGCCCAGGCAGCAGAGGCTCTGAACCGTGGCGACTACAAGGCGTTTGGCCGCCTCATGGTGGAAAGTCACCAGTCCCTCAG GGATGACTACGAGGTGAGCTGCCCTGAGCTGGACCAACTGGTTGAGGCTGCACTCTCCGTGCCTGGAGTTTATGGCAGTCGCATGACTGGTGGCGGCTTTGGCGGCTGCACGGTAACACTGTTGGATGCTTCCGCTGCTTCCCGTGCCATGCAGCACATACAG GAGCAGTACAGTGGCACAGCCACTTTCTACCTCTCTCAGGCCGCTGATGGAGCCATGGTGCTGCACTTATGA